The Humulus lupulus chromosome 4, drHumLupu1.1, whole genome shotgun sequence genome has a window encoding:
- the LOC133829683 gene encoding pentatricopeptide repeat-containing protein At3g53170, translating to MESRLLDVSNLAWSSGTSLTSTAYSTKFRTDNSHIPTPQIRCLKRSSPSSKGIHKNSDKDLSRILRTDAAIKNIERKANSKKYNKLWPKAVLEALDEAISNHFWETALKIFGLLRMQHWYEPRRQTYTKLLVMLGRCKQPQQASLLFEIMSSDGLQPTVGVYTALVSAYGQSGLLDEAFSAVTDMKSVSDCVPDVYTYTILINCCIKHRRLDLIQRVLDEMSYFGIECSTVTYNTLIHGYGKAEMFEQMESTLTDMTESGNSLPDVFTLNSIIGAYGNYGQIGKMEKWYDEFQLMGIKPDVKTFNILIKSYGKAGMYDKLSSVMEYMEKRFFSPSVVTFNIVIDVLGKAREVSMMDEYFKKMKHSGLKPNSITYCSLVNAYSKAGLIEKVDSIFMQVANSDATLDTPFFNCVINAYGQVGDVNMIHELFLSMKERNCYPDNITYATMIQVYKAQGMTEAAQAMESKMINIKEHSGSKLIA from the exons ATGGAGTCTCGCCTTCTTGATGTCTCTAATTTGGCTTGGTCGTCGGGAACTTCTTTAACGTCCACCGCCTATTCGACAAAATTCCGCACTGACAATTCCCACATTCCAACCCCACAAATTCGCTGCCTGAAGCGGAGCTCGCCTTCTTCAAAGGGAATCCATAAGAACTCCGATAAGGACCTGTCTCGGATTTTGCGAACTGATGCTGCTATTAAAAACATTGAGAGAAAAGCAAACTCCAAGAAGTATAACAAGTTGTGGCCTAAAGCTGTTTTGGAGGCATTAGATGAGGCTATTAGTAATCATTTTTGGGAGACTGCGCTAAAG ATTTTTGGACTACTGCGTATGCAACACTGGTATGAGCCGAGACGCCAAACATACACAAAACTCTTGGTGATGCTTGGCAGGTGCAAGCAACCTCAGCAGGCCAGCTTGTTGTTCGAGATCATGTCCTCTGATGGGCTGCAGCCAACTGTTGGTGTCTACACTGCCCTTGTTAGTGCGTATGGCCAAAGTGGTCTCTTGGACGAGGCATTTTCTGCTGTGACTGATATGAAATCAGTCTCTGACTGTGTGCCAGATGTATATACTTATACTATTCTCATTAACTGCTGCATTAAACACCGCCGTCTTGATCTGATTCAACGTGTTCTTGATGAAATGTCATATTTTGGGATCGAATGTAGCACCGTCACATacaatactctcattcatggatatGGTAAGGCTGAGATGTTTGAACAGATGGAGAGTACATTGACTGATATGACTGAAAGTGGCAACTCCCTTCCGGATGTTTTCACATTGAATTCTATTATTGGGGCTTATGGAAACTATGGCCAGATTGGTAAGATGGAGAAATGGTATGATGAGTTTCAGCTTATGGGGATAAAGCCAGACGTTAAGACCTTCAACATCCTGATAAAATCATATGGGAAAGCAGGCATGTATGATAAGTTGAGCTCGGTTATGGAGTACATGGAGAAAAGGTTTTTTTCTCCCAGTGTTGTTACATTCAACATAGTCATTGATGTACTTGGAAAAGCCAGAGAAGTTTCGATGATGGACGAATACTTCAAGAAAATGAAACATAGTGGACTGAAGCCTAACTCTATCACTTATTGCTCTCTTGTCAATGCTTATAGCAAAGCCGGGCTCATAGAGAAAGTTGATTCTATTTTTATGCAAGTGGCAAACTCTGATGCTACACTAGACACACCCTTTTTCAACTGTGTCATCAATGCCTATGGACAAGTTGGCGATGTCAATATGATACATGAATTGTTTTTGTCAATGAAGGAGAGGAACTGTTACCCTGACAATATCACTTATGCCACCATGATCCAAGTCTACAAGGCTCAGGGCATGACTGAAGCTGCTCAAGCAATGGAGAGTAAGATGATTAACATAAAGGAGCATTCAG GTTCAAAGTTGATTGCATAG